A genome region from Populus alba chromosome 5, ASM523922v2, whole genome shotgun sequence includes the following:
- the LOC118047694 gene encoding probable protein phosphatase 2C 5 isoform X1, whose translation MLDLFTPLHVSTDEVSRMRPPLVPLATLIGRELRNEKIEKPYVKYGQAALAKKGEDYFLIKLDCQRVPGDLSTSFSVFAIFDGHNGISAAIFAKEQLLDNVLSAIPQDISREEWLQALPRALVAGFVKTDIQFQQGGETSGTTVTFVIIDGWTVTVASVGDSRCILDSQGGVVSLLTVDHRLEENVEERERVTASGGEVGRLNVFGGNEVGPLRCWPGGLCLSRSIGDTDVGEFIVPIPHVKQVKLSNFGGRLIIASDGIWDTLSSDMAAKSCRGLPAELAAKLVVKEALRSRGLKDDTTCLVVDIIPSDILFLPPIPRKKHNMFSSLLFGKKALNSVSKSTNKLSAVGVVEELFEEGSAVLAERLGKDFPVNTNSGIHRCAVCQVDQTSADGLSVNSGSFFSPGSKPCEGPFLCSNCRKKKDAMEGKRPSRPTVTA comes from the exons ATGCTGGATCTGTTTACACCTCTTCATGTTTCAACC GACGAAGTATCAAGGATGAGACCTCCTCTCGTTCCACTTGCGACATTGATTGGACGTGAGCTTAGGAACGAGAAGATTGAGAAACCTTACGTGAAGTACGGACAAGCTGCTTTAGCAAAGAAAGGAGAGGATTACTTTCTCATAAAACTCGACTGCCAGAGGGTTCCTGGGGATCTGTCGACATCATTTTCTGTGTTTGCG ATCTTTGATGGACATAATGGGATATCAGCTGCTATCTTTGCAAAGGAGCAGTTATTGGATAATGTCTTGAGTGCAATTCCTCAAGACATCAGTAGGGAAGAGTGGCTTCAAGCGCTTCCTCGAGCACTTGTTGCTGGTTTTGTGAAAACTGACATACAATTCCAGCAGGGAG GGGAGACTTCCGGGACAACTGTGACATTTGTCATAATTGATGGGTGGACTGTGACTGTTGCTTCTGTGGGGGATTCACGATGCATATTGGACAGCCAGGGGGGTGTGGTTTCTCTCTTGACAGTTGATCACAGGCTAGAAGAAAATGTAGAAGAGAGGGAGCGTGTAACTGCAAGTGGGGGTGAAGTAGGAAGGCTAAATGTTTTTGGGGGCAACGAG GTTGGTCCTCTGCGTTGTTGGCCAGGTGGATTATGTCTTTCTAGGTCAATTGGCGACACGGATGTTGGAGAGTTCATTGTTCCAATACCCCATGTCAAACAAGTGAAA CTTTCAAATTTTGGTGGAAGACTCATCATCGCTTCTGATGGTATCTGGGATACTTTATCTTCTGATATGGCTGCCAAGTCTTGTAGGGGTTTACCTGCAGAGCTTGCTGCAAAGTTGGTTGTTAAG gAGGCATTGAGATCAAGGGGCCTGAAGGATGATACGACATGCCTTGTTGTTGATATCATACCATCTGACATTCTTTTCTTACCGCCAATACCCAGGAAGAAGCACAATATGTTCAGTTCACTTCTTTTTGGAAAGAAAGCTCTGAACTCTGTGAGCAAATCAACAAATAAGCTTTCTGCTGTTGGTGTGGTGGAGGAACTGTTTGAAGAGGGTTCAGCTGTTCTTGCAGAAAG ATTAGGTAAGGATTTCCCCGTGAACACCAACTCTGGGATACACAGATGTGCTGTCTGCCAAGTGGATCAAACCTCAGCTGACGGTTTATCAGTCAACTCGGGCTCTTTCTTCTCACCTGGGTCAAAGCCATGTGAAGGCCCCTTCCTCTGCAGTAACTGTCGGAAAAAGAAAGATGCTATGGAAGGCAAAAGGCCAAGTAGACCCACAGTGACTGCATAA
- the LOC118047698 gene encoding uncharacterized protein, with product MTHQTLNHNVFSITIPQPEIRIRIPKLVAKTMQRRSNGCTTDHTKAKKERVIKPASLLSKKVGAFFSSVFGKKKPPKACSKVHKNGDGYLPFGVALRPASPEYYALKKLLEIEEEEEEPKVEKRENTPCTAADNYLKVSFPFLSFFSRYTSLGFFRGKINTGNGWNHNLLGGGDMSDTLTEGKDSSSNLLRNSSRVLSTRLQKLKMAGSFAKTAMRQIGGTSERVREERREECGEELCKKRILMGEKCKPLNFSGSLHYDEDGILLPEVHLL from the coding sequence ATGACCCACCAAACTCTCAACCACAATGTCTTTAGCATCACCATACCTCAACCAGAGATCAGAATCAGAATTCCTAAGTTGGTGGCCAAGACAATGCAGAGAAGAAGCAATGGTTGCACCACTGATCACACCAAGGCCAAGAAGGAAAGGGTTATTAAGCCTGCAAGCCTTCTTTCAAAGAAGGTTGGCGCTTTCTTCTCTAGTGTCTTTGGTAAGAAGAAACCACCTAAGGCTTGCTCTAAGGTCCACAAAAATGGCGATGGTTATCTCCCTTTTGGGGTTGCGCTAAGGCCTGCATCACCTGAGTACTATGCATTAAAGAAACTTTTGGAgattgaggaggaggaggaggagccaAAGgtggaaaagagagaaaatacacCGTGCACGGCAGCAGATAATTATCTGAAAGTGTCATTTCCTTTCTTGAGCTTTTTCAGCCGGTATACTAGCCTGGGCTTCTTCAGAGGTAAAATCAACACTGGAAATGGATGGAACCATAACCTCCTTGGTGGTGGTGACATGTCTGATACCCTGACCGAAGGAAAGGACAGCAGCAGCAACTTGCTTAGGAATTCATCAAGGGTACTGAGTACCCGTCTTCAGAAGTTGAAGATGGCTGGATCCTTTGCAAAGACTGCGATGAGGCAGATTGGAGGAACATCAGAGCGAGTCAGGGAAGAAAGACGAGAAGAATGTGGCGAGGAGCTATGCAAGAAGAGGATTTTAATGGGAGAGAAGTGCAAGCCCCTCAATTTTTCTGGCTCCCTTCACTATGATGAAGACGGCATTTTGTTGCCTGAGGTGCATCTGTTGTAA
- the LOC118047694 gene encoding probable protein phosphatase 2C 5 isoform X2 — protein sequence MSQDEVSRMRPPLVPLATLIGRELRNEKIEKPYVKYGQAALAKKGEDYFLIKLDCQRVPGDLSTSFSVFAIFDGHNGISAAIFAKEQLLDNVLSAIPQDISREEWLQALPRALVAGFVKTDIQFQQGGETSGTTVTFVIIDGWTVTVASVGDSRCILDSQGGVVSLLTVDHRLEENVEERERVTASGGEVGRLNVFGGNEVGPLRCWPGGLCLSRSIGDTDVGEFIVPIPHVKQVKLSNFGGRLIIASDGIWDTLSSDMAAKSCRGLPAELAAKLVVKEALRSRGLKDDTTCLVVDIIPSDILFLPPIPRKKHNMFSSLLFGKKALNSVSKSTNKLSAVGVVEELFEEGSAVLAERLGKDFPVNTNSGIHRCAVCQVDQTSADGLSVNSGSFFSPGSKPCEGPFLCSNCRKKKDAMEGKRPSRPTVTA from the exons ATGAGCCAGGACGAAGTATCAAGGATGAGACCTCCTCTCGTTCCACTTGCGACATTGATTGGACGTGAGCTTAGGAACGAGAAGATTGAGAAACCTTACGTGAAGTACGGACAAGCTGCTTTAGCAAAGAAAGGAGAGGATTACTTTCTCATAAAACTCGACTGCCAGAGGGTTCCTGGGGATCTGTCGACATCATTTTCTGTGTTTGCG ATCTTTGATGGACATAATGGGATATCAGCTGCTATCTTTGCAAAGGAGCAGTTATTGGATAATGTCTTGAGTGCAATTCCTCAAGACATCAGTAGGGAAGAGTGGCTTCAAGCGCTTCCTCGAGCACTTGTTGCTGGTTTTGTGAAAACTGACATACAATTCCAGCAGGGAG GGGAGACTTCCGGGACAACTGTGACATTTGTCATAATTGATGGGTGGACTGTGACTGTTGCTTCTGTGGGGGATTCACGATGCATATTGGACAGCCAGGGGGGTGTGGTTTCTCTCTTGACAGTTGATCACAGGCTAGAAGAAAATGTAGAAGAGAGGGAGCGTGTAACTGCAAGTGGGGGTGAAGTAGGAAGGCTAAATGTTTTTGGGGGCAACGAG GTTGGTCCTCTGCGTTGTTGGCCAGGTGGATTATGTCTTTCTAGGTCAATTGGCGACACGGATGTTGGAGAGTTCATTGTTCCAATACCCCATGTCAAACAAGTGAAA CTTTCAAATTTTGGTGGAAGACTCATCATCGCTTCTGATGGTATCTGGGATACTTTATCTTCTGATATGGCTGCCAAGTCTTGTAGGGGTTTACCTGCAGAGCTTGCTGCAAAGTTGGTTGTTAAG gAGGCATTGAGATCAAGGGGCCTGAAGGATGATACGACATGCCTTGTTGTTGATATCATACCATCTGACATTCTTTTCTTACCGCCAATACCCAGGAAGAAGCACAATATGTTCAGTTCACTTCTTTTTGGAAAGAAAGCTCTGAACTCTGTGAGCAAATCAACAAATAAGCTTTCTGCTGTTGGTGTGGTGGAGGAACTGTTTGAAGAGGGTTCAGCTGTTCTTGCAGAAAG ATTAGGTAAGGATTTCCCCGTGAACACCAACTCTGGGATACACAGATGTGCTGTCTGCCAAGTGGATCAAACCTCAGCTGACGGTTTATCAGTCAACTCGGGCTCTTTCTTCTCACCTGGGTCAAAGCCATGTGAAGGCCCCTTCCTCTGCAGTAACTGTCGGAAAAAGAAAGATGCTATGGAAGGCAAAAGGCCAAGTAGACCCACAGTGACTGCATAA
- the LOC118047697 gene encoding eukaryotic translation initiation factor 3 subunit A has translation MSTFAKPENALKRAEELINVGQKQDALQALHDLITSKRYRAWQKPLERIMFKYVELCVDLRRGRFAKDGLIQYRIVCQQVNVTSLEEVIKHFMHLSTEKAEQARSQAQALEEALDVDDLEADKRPEDLMLSYVSGEKGKERSDRELVTPWFKFLWETYRTVLEILRNNSKLEALYAMTAHRAFQFCKQYKRTTEFRRLCEIIRNHLANLNKYRDQRDRPDLSAPESLQLYLDTRFEQLKVATELELWQEAFRSIEDIHGLMCMVKKTPKASLMVVYYAKLTEIFWISSSHLYHAYAWLKLFTLQKSFNKNLSQKDLQMIASSVVLAALAVAPYDHTQGASHLELENEKERNMRMANLIGFNLDLKPESREALSRSSLLSELVSKGVMSCATQEVKDLYHLLEHEFLPLDLTAKVQPLLSKIFKLGGKLTSASSVPEVHLSQYVPALEKLATLRLLQQVSQVYQTMKIESLSQMIPFFDFSAVEKISVDAVKHNFIAMKLDHMKHVVLFDTQDLESDGLRDHLTVFAESLNKTRAMIYPPTKKSSKLGEILPGLGEIVDKEHKRLLARKSIIEKRKEEQERQLLEMEREEESRRLKQQKITEEAEQKRLAAEYEQRNKQRILREIEERELEEAQALLEEHEKRSKRKGGKKPILEGEKVTKQILMERALSEQLRERQEMEKKLQKLVKTMDYLERAKREEAAPLIEAAFQQRLVEEKALHEHEQQQEIELSRQRHDGDLREKNRLSRMLENKIIFEERVQSRRESEFNQRRAEREERINQIVQARKQEREALRKKIFFVRSEEERLNRLREEEEARKHEEAERRRKEEAEHKAKLDKIAEKQRQRERELEEKERIRREALLVDGPSRSSELPAGPEPGAAAAPAPGKYVPRFRRGGTEGSAQAPPETDRWGGGSGRPAPPDSDKWSSGSARQPPSDTDRWGSGGSRPDDRNPSSDRWGGGSKSTWSSSRPRGR, from the exons ATGTCGACTTTTGCCAAACCAGAGAATGCCTTGAAGCGAGCTGAAG AGTTGATAAATGTTGGGCAGAAGCAAGATGCATTGCAAGCTCTTCATGATCTAATCACCTCAAAGAGATACCGAGCTTGGCAAAAACCACTTGAAAGGATTATGTTTAAGTATGTAGAGCTTTGTGTTGACTTGCGGAGGGGCAGGTTTGCTAAGGATGGTCTGATTCAGTACCGTATTGTTTGCCAACAAGTGAACGTCACTTCCTTGGAGGAGGTGATCAAGCATTTCATGCATCTTTCCACTGAGAAAGCTGAACAAGCTCGTAGTCAGGCACAAGCCCTTGAAGAAGCTCTTGATGTGGATGATCTGGAAGCAGATAAAAGGCCAGAAGATCTGATGCTTAGTTATGTCAGTGGTGAGAAGGGAAAGGAGAGGTCTGATCGTGAGCTTGTTACTCCTTGGTTCAAGTTTCTGTGGGAGACCTATAGAACAGTACTTGAAATATTACGAAACAACTCAAAGTTAGAGGCCCTATACGCG ATGACAGCTCACCGAGCTTTCCAATTCTGTAAGCAATACAAACGGACAACTGAATTTAGGCGGTTGTGTGAGATCATCAGGAACCATTTAGCAAACCTCAACAAATATAGAGACCAAAGGGATCGACCTGATCTTTCAGCCCCAGAGAGCTTGCAGCTGTATCTTGATACACGATTTGAGCAGCTAAAAGTAGCTACTGAGCTTGAGCTCTGGCAG GAAGCTTTTCGGTCCATTGAAGATATCCATGGATTGATGTGCATGGTTAAAAAAACTCCCAAGGCATCCTTGATGGTGGTTTATTATGCCAAGCTAACAGAGATATTCTGGATTTCATCAAGTCATCTTTACCATGCTTATGCATGGTTAAAGCTTTTTACACTTCAgaaaagtttcaataaaaactTAAGCCAGAAAGACTTGCAGATGATAGCATCATCTGTTGTTTTGGCTGCTCTAGCAGTGGCTCCTTACGATCACACACAGGGTGCATCTCATTTGGAGCTTGAAAATGAGAAAGAGCGGAATATGCGGATGGCTAATCTTATAGGTTTCAATCTAGACCTGAAACCTGAGAGTAGAGAAGCG CTTTCAAGGTCATCCCTTCTTTCAGAACTG GTATCCAAAGGTGTAATGAGCTGTGCAACTCAGGAAGTGAAAGATCTTTACCATCTTTTGGAGCACGAATTTCTACCATTAGATCTTACAGCAAAGGTTCAGCCTTTGTTATCCAAAATTTTCAAACTAGGGGGAAAACTTACCTCAGCTTCTTCCGTTCCTGAAGTGCACCTCTCCCAATATGTTCCTGCCCTCGAGAAGCTTGCTACCCTGAGGTTGCTTCAACAG GTGTCTCAGGTGTATCAGACCATGAAAATTGAGAGTTTGTCTCAGATGATCCCATTTTTTGATTTCTCTGCTGTTGAGAAGATTTCGGTTGATGCTGTGAAACATAATTTCATAGCTATGAAACTGGACCATATGAAGCATGTTGTGCTGTTTGACACTCAG GATCTTGAATCTGATGGGCTGCGAGATCACTTGACTGTTTTTGCTGAATCCTTAAATAAAACAAGGGCTATGATTTATCCTCCAACAAAGAAATCATCAAAGCTGGGTGAGATTTTACCAGGACTAGGGGAGATTGTTGATAAGGAACACAAGAGACTTCTAGCTCGGAAATCCATCATTGAAAAGAGAAAGGAGGAACAAGAACGTCAACTTTTGGAAATG GAACGAGAGGAGGAGTCAAGGAGGCTGAAGCAGCAGAAGATTACAGAAGAGGCAGAGCAGAAGAGGCTTGCAGCTGAGTATGAGCAAAGGAACAAACAAAGGATCCTCCGGGAAATTGAGGAGCGTGAACTTGAAGAAGCACAAGCTTTACTTGAGGAACATGAGAAACGCAGTAAAAGGAAAGGAGGAAAGAAGCCGATCTTAGAAGGA GAGAAAGTGACGAAGCAAATTTTAATGGAAAGGGCTTTGAGTGAGCAGCTCAGAGAGAGGCAGGAAATGGAGAAGAAATTGCAGAAATTGGTTAAAACCATGGATTATTTGGAAAGAGCAAAAAGAGAAGAGGCAGCCCCACTGATTGAAGCTGCTTTTCAACAACGATTGGTGGAAGAGAAAGCACTTCATGAACATGAGCAGCAG CAAGAAATTGAATTGAGCAGACAGCGCCATGATGGGGACCTCAGGGAGAAGAATAGGCTGTCTCGGATGTTGGAGAACAAG ATCATTTTTGAGGAAAGAGTGCAGAGCCGCCGAGAGTCAGAGTTCAACCAAAGGAGAGCTGAGAGGGAAGAAAGGATCAACCAGATTGTTCAAGCTCGGAAACAAGAGAGAGAAGCTTTGAGGAAGAAAATATTCTTTGTGAGGTCTGAAGAGGAGAGACTGAACAGGCTGCGTGAAGAGGAAGAGGCTCGCAAGCATGAAG AGGCTGAGAGACGCAGGAAAGAAGAAGCTGAACACAAGGCAAAGTTGGATAAGATAGCTGAGAAGCAGAGACAGAGAGAACGCGAACTAGAAGAGAAGGAACGGATAAGGAGGGAAGCTCTCTTGGTTGACGGGCCTTCAAGATCTTCTGAGCTTCCTGCTGGTCCAGAGCCTGGAGCGGCTGCTGCACCAGCCCCTGGAAAGTATGTGCCCAGATTCCGGCGAGGAGGAACTGAAGGCTCGGCGCAGGCTCCTCCAGAAACTGATAGGTGGGGAGGTGGAAGTGGTAGGCCAGCCCCTCCAGATTCTGATAAGTGGAGCAGTGGCAGTGCCAGGCAGCCCCCTTCAGATACAGACCGGTGGGGCAGTGGTGGCAGCAGACCAGATGATCGCAACCCCTCCAGTGATAGGTGGGGTGGAGGTTCAAAGTCAACTTGGTCATCATCTAGGCCACGCGGTCGCTGA